A region of the Plasmodium knowlesi strain H genome assembly, contig: PKNH_00_11, whole genome shotgun sequence genome:
aggaaatgaagaaaggaagagaagaagaaaggaagaaaggaagaaaggaagaaaggaagaaaggaaagagaaaagaaggaagatttaaggaaggaaaagaaggaagagtgaagaaggaaaatttaaggaaggaaaagaagaaaggaagaaaaagaaggttccttaaaggaggaagaaaaagaaggttactgaagggaagagaaagaagtttttcaaaggggaggaaaagaaagaaggttttcaaagggaagaaaaagcaggttcaaaaggagaaaagaaggaaggtataaagggaagaaaaagaaggttctcaaagagaaagaaaagaaggttccctgaagggaagaaaaagaagaaagaaggttctttttcctcggtcaTTAGATCAACAATATGACCTGCTGTTTAatcaccttaagggaagataaaaaaggttccttaaaggaggaagaaaaagaaggtttcttaagggaggagaaggaaaaagaaagaaggttccttaagggggtaaaagaaaaagaaggttttcaaaggagagaaaggaaggaaggtttattgtgaaggaagaagaagatttaagggagaaagaaaaagaaggtttctgaaaggaggagaggaatgaaggtttaaagcagaagaaaaagaaggttctcaaGGGGGGAAAGCAAACAGGGTTTTacaggtaaggaaagaagattttcagagagggaagaaaaaaggttccttaaagggaaggaaaagaagaaagaaggtttcttaaagggggaaaagaagaaagaaggttcaagagtaaagaagaaaagaagaaaagaagaaataaagaaaagaagaaaagaaaaggaaagagaagaaaatatatatatatatatatatgtatatgtgtcaAATTGAAgggatatatatagaggaatatttttgcaaaaaaaaaaaaaaaaaagtgggcgTGAAggagaatatatatgtaatggtttttttcttaattcttaattgtatatatatatatatataatatatagtatataaatttttttggacGAAGACGTACAATCATGACAGCACAAGGTGGTGCCGGTGGAGGTggaggtggtggtggtggtggcgGCGGGGGAATTGGTACAGGTAGTAACACTACCTTCTTGGAAGATTGGATGAATGCAGTATTGAATAAGAATGCACCGCAAGGTGGAGCGCGCTTGAGCACTGGGGAGGAGGTTGTGGTAagtgaatacatatatacatatatacatatacgtacatgcatgtatatatatatgtacacatgtgtatatatatgtatatatgtatacatatatgtatatatgtatatacatgtatgtgcatatgttcccttcccctcctttttttttcctgatgtaggaagaaatgaagaaagattTGAATGAAGAATTCGATGAATTGGACAAGTGGCTGACGAGGCCGGAATCGAATGAAATACATAAATTCTGTCATGATGAAGTGGATTGGGGGGGCGGAGGAAGTCAATATGAAAAAGTATTGTGCGAAGGTTTGGCCGAAATAAAGTACTTCATGAATGGAGTAGAAACAAAGAAGGCGGGGAAGGGTAAGAGTGGCAATGATGAGGAAGCACAAATTACGGAGCTCACCAATGGCAAAGCTTATACACGGTGTATTGTCGGCGCCGTCGCCCTATCTGAGATTTATGGGGATCATTGTAAATTAAAGGAAGTTGTAGAGAGGGTTCAAGAGAA
Encoded here:
- a CDS encoding SICAvar, type I (fragment), with amino-acid sequence MTAQGGAGGGGGGGGGGGGGIGTGSNTTFLEDWMNAVLNKNAPQGGARLSTGEEVVEEMKKDLNEEFDELDKWLTRPESNEIHKFCHDEVDWGGGGSQYEKVLCEGLAEIKYFMNGVETKKAGKGKSGNDEEAQITELTNGKAYTRCIVGAVALSEIYGDHCKLKEVVERVQEKVTDGVEDKLRNHLKDKGHENQLNKCQGITKEQLFIGKSVLGNKIKEWTQQKRSMRENGGWRVGRQWSERWPRVCNPGSKKTQEQAQKEAKEENRNILTPFLKVGTDNTQVTSGQNNVSTFGDILMNDAMKLDEEKLKQLFETAIQDGSIGGNTNPPNMGKLIEQLNKEYQTQA